One region of Polynucleobacter sp. MWH-Aus1W21 genomic DNA includes:
- the nuoL gene encoding NADH-quinone oxidoreductase subunit L, whose product MQLTLNIPVLCAIPLAPLVGSIIAGFFGTKLGGNRIGHGASQFVTILGVTIAFVLSCNVLVQVMDGFYFNGTVYRWMQLGELNLDIGFLIDPLTATMMCVVTFVSLMVHIYTIGYMHGEEGYNRFFSYISLFTFAMLMLVMSNNLLQLFFGWEAVGVVSYLLIGFYFERQSAVFANMKAFLVNRVGDFGFILGIGILLASTGSMQYDVIFAQNSALAAQTLPGTSWNLMTVACICLFIGAMGKSAQFPLHVWLPDSMEGPTPISALIHAATMVTAGIFMVSRMSPLFELSDAALSFILVIGSITALFMGFLGIVQNDIKRVVAYSTLSQLGYMTVALGVSAYPVAIFHLMTHAFFKALLFLAAGSVILGMHHEQDMRKMGGLWKYMPITCLMMLLGNLALVGTPFFSGFYSKDSIIEAVAASHIPGSGFAYFAVMASVFVTALYSFRLYFYVFHGKARWGHDDVHAHDHHHDHAEQGDDHAHHGLAPGQKPHESPFVVTLPLILLAIPSVIIGFYTISPLLFGTFFGDSIFIDLVRHPVMKELEDEFHGPVAMAIHAFTSPVLLLVVLGVLTAAIGYLWAPKLPGKVAETFAPIKKLFDNKYYLDEINQAVFAKGLIWIGGFLWHRGDQKVIDGFFVNGSAHTVGRFAGVIRHLQSGYLYHYAFAMIAGLAVLLAWVLYAYLPFVR is encoded by the coding sequence ATGCAATTGACCTTAAATATTCCTGTACTCTGCGCAATTCCATTGGCGCCATTGGTTGGCTCCATCATTGCCGGATTCTTTGGCACTAAATTAGGCGGCAATCGCATCGGACACGGCGCAAGTCAATTTGTAACCATCTTAGGCGTCACAATTGCATTTGTTTTGTCTTGTAATGTTTTAGTACAAGTGATGGATGGTTTCTATTTCAATGGAACCGTTTACCGCTGGATGCAATTGGGTGAGCTCAATCTGGATATCGGTTTCTTAATTGACCCCCTAACAGCGACGATGATGTGCGTAGTGACCTTTGTGTCGCTCATGGTTCACATCTACACCATTGGTTATATGCATGGTGAAGAGGGTTATAACCGCTTCTTCTCTTACATTTCCTTGTTTACCTTTGCCATGTTGATGCTGGTAATGAGTAATAACCTATTGCAACTTTTCTTTGGTTGGGAAGCAGTTGGCGTAGTTTCTTATTTATTGATTGGCTTCTACTTTGAACGTCAATCTGCCGTGTTTGCCAATATGAAGGCTTTCTTGGTTAACCGCGTTGGTGACTTTGGTTTCATCCTTGGTATCGGCATTTTGTTGGCTAGTACAGGCTCGATGCAATACGACGTTATTTTTGCTCAGAACTCTGCTTTAGCTGCGCAAACATTGCCTGGCACCAGCTGGAATTTAATGACTGTTGCTTGTATTTGCTTGTTCATTGGTGCAATGGGTAAATCGGCTCAATTTCCATTGCATGTTTGGTTGCCTGACTCAATGGAAGGTCCAACTCCAATTTCTGCATTGATTCACGCTGCAACCATGGTTACCGCTGGCATCTTTATGGTGTCGCGCATGTCGCCTTTATTTGAGTTGTCTGATGCTGCATTGAGCTTCATCTTAGTGATTGGTTCCATCACAGCACTCTTTATGGGCTTTCTTGGTATTGTCCAAAACGATATCAAGCGAGTGGTTGCTTATTCAACCCTGTCGCAGCTGGGGTATATGACTGTTGCTTTGGGTGTTTCTGCTTACCCAGTAGCCATCTTCCACTTGATGACTCATGCTTTCTTTAAAGCCTTATTGTTCCTTGCAGCAGGTAGTGTGATTCTTGGCATGCACCATGAACAAGACATGCGTAAGATGGGTGGTCTCTGGAAATACATGCCAATTACTTGCCTCATGATGTTGCTTGGCAACTTAGCGCTTGTAGGTACGCCATTTTTCTCAGGCTTCTATTCAAAAGACTCCATTATTGAAGCGGTAGCAGCAAGCCATATTCCTGGTTCTGGATTTGCATACTTTGCGGTTATGGCGAGTGTATTTGTAACAGCCTTGTATTCATTCCGTTTGTATTTCTATGTATTCCACGGCAAAGCACGCTGGGGTCACGATGATGTACACGCGCATGATCATCATCATGATCATGCAGAGCAGGGCGATGACCATGCGCATCATGGATTGGCTCCAGGTCAAAAACCACACGAATCACCATTTGTAGTGACCTTGCCTTTGATTCTCTTGGCTATTCCATCTGTGATCATTGGTTTCTACACAATCTCACCATTGTTGTTTGGAACATTCTTTGGTGATTCAATCTTTATTGATTTAGTACGCCATCCAGTGATGAAAGAGTTGGAAGATGAATTCCACGGTCCAGTTGCTATGGCGATTCATGCATTTACTTCGCCTGTATTGCTATTAGTAGTGTTAGGTGTACTTACTGCAGCTATCGGCTATTTATGGGCACCTAAATTGCCCGGCAAAGTTGCTGAAACATTTGCACCAATTAAGAAATTGTTTGATAACAAATACTACCTCGATGAAATCAACCAAGCTGTATTTGCTAAGGGCCTCATTTGGATCGGTGGATTCCTATGGCATCGTGGCGACCAAAAGGTTATCGATGGATTCTTCGTTAACGGCAGTGCTCATACAGTAGGGCGCTTTGCTGGAGTTATTCGCCATTTGCAATCCGGTTATCTATATCACTATGCTTTCGCAATGATTGCGGGCCTAGCGGTATTGTTAGCTTGGGTTTTGTACGCTTATCTGCCTTTTGTTCGCTAG
- the nuoK gene encoding NADH-quinone oxidoreductase subunit NuoK yields the protein MNITLAHYLVLGAILFATSVIGIFLNRKNVIVLLMAIELMLLAVNMNFVAFSHYLGDMAGQVFVFFILTVAAAEAAIGLAILVVLFRKVDTINAEDLDHLKG from the coding sequence ATGAACATTACTCTCGCTCACTACTTAGTATTAGGTGCAATTCTCTTTGCAACTAGTGTTATTGGTATTTTCTTAAATCGTAAGAATGTGATCGTATTGCTGATGGCAATCGAATTGATGCTTCTTGCGGTCAACATGAACTTTGTTGCCTTCTCTCATTACTTGGGAGATATGGCGGGTCAAGTATTCGTATTCTTTATTTTGACAGTGGCAGCTGCTGAAGCAGCTATCGGCTTGGCAATTTTGGTTGTGCTCTTCCGTAAGGTTGACACCATTAATGCCGAAGATCTTGACCACCTTAAAGGCTAG
- a CDS encoding NADH-quinone oxidoreductase subunit J, with product MTFDPSTLFAVFFYGFAGLLVISALRVITARNPVHAALFLVLAFFCASGLWMLLKAEFLSLALILVYVGAVMVLFLFVVMMLDLDLEHLRRDFKKFLPVAFLMGAVIVLELSIVIIRSFIGTNAPVQPMPEEMMANNTQALGMLIFVDYVYAFEVAGVILLVAIIAAVALTLRNRKDSKSQNIHEQVNVVAADRMRIVKMGSDMAAKQDTRGEKK from the coding sequence ATGACATTCGATCCATCTACTTTGTTTGCTGTTTTTTTCTACGGCTTTGCGGGCTTACTTGTTATCTCTGCATTGCGCGTGATTACAGCTCGTAACCCAGTCCACGCAGCTTTATTTTTGGTATTGGCATTCTTCTGCGCATCTGGTCTTTGGATGTTGCTCAAAGCCGAGTTTTTAAGTCTTGCCTTGATCTTGGTTTATGTTGGCGCGGTGATGGTTTTATTCCTTTTCGTGGTCATGATGCTCGATTTGGATTTAGAGCACTTGCGTCGTGACTTCAAAAAATTCCTACCGGTTGCCTTCTTGATGGGTGCCGTTATTGTTCTTGAACTATCTATAGTGATCATTCGTAGTTTTATTGGCACTAATGCACCAGTTCAGCCAATGCCTGAAGAAATGATGGCAAACAATACTCAAGCTTTGGGCATGCTGATCTTTGTTGATTATGTTTACGCGTTTGAAGTTGCTGGAGTGATCTTGCTGGTAGCAATTATTGCTGCCGTTGCTTTGACCTTGCGTAATCGCAAGGACTCTAAGTCACAAAATATTCACGAACAAGTCAATGTGGTTGCGGCAGATCGTATGCGCATTGTGAAAATGGGTTCAGACATGGCTGCAAAGCAAGATACAAGAGGAGAGAAGAAATGA
- the nuoI gene encoding NADH-quinone oxidoreductase subunit NuoI: MFKKISQFLDSLMLKDILTGMSITGRYLFKPKITVQYPDEKTPLSNRFRGLHALRRYENGEERCIGCKLCEAVCPAYAITIETAERDDGTRRTSRYDIDLTKCIFCGFCEEACPVDAIVETNIFEYFGDKRGDLYFTKDMLLAVGDKYEKDIAANRAADAPYR, from the coding sequence ATGTTTAAGAAAATTTCCCAATTCCTCGATAGCTTGATGCTCAAAGACATCCTTACTGGTATGTCGATTACTGGCCGCTATCTTTTCAAGCCAAAAATTACTGTTCAGTATCCGGATGAGAAGACACCATTGTCTAATCGCTTCCGCGGTTTACACGCACTCCGTCGTTATGAAAATGGTGAAGAGCGCTGCATTGGTTGCAAACTCTGTGAAGCAGTATGCCCAGCTTATGCAATTACTATTGAAACCGCTGAGCGTGATGATGGAACTCGTCGCACCAGTCGTTATGACATTGACTTAACAAAGTGCATTTTCTGTGGATTCTGCGAAGAAGCGTGTCCAGTTGATGCAATTGTTGAAACTAATATTTTTGAATATTTTGGCGATAAGCGTGGCGATCTGTATTTCACTAAAGACATGCTTTTGGCTGTCGGCGATAAGTATGAAAAAGATATCGCCGCTAACCGTGCAGCTGATGCACCTTACCGTTAA
- the nuoH gene encoding NADH-quinone oxidoreductase subunit NuoH has protein sequence MDNFLNLVTTQGEAIFGSLWPLVWALVRIVIIVLPMFGCVAYLTLWERKLIGWMHIRLGPNRVGPLGLLQPIADALKLLMKEIIAPAQASKVLYFIAPIMVIMPAFAAWAVIPFQAKMVLADVNAGLLYIMAISSIGVYGVILAGWSSNSKYPFLGAMRASAQMISYEIAMGFALVTVLLTSGSLNLSAIVASQEQGVFADMGLNFLSWNWLPLLPMFLIYFISGVAETNRHPFDVVEGESEIVAGHMVEYSGMSFAMFFLAEYANMILIAAVASIMFLGGWLPIVDLPILRDIPGFFWLFGKTFFLLSCVIWLRATLPRYRYDQIMRLGWKIFIPISVFWVVVIGAWVVSPWNIWK, from the coding sequence ATGGATAATTTCTTGAACCTCGTTACCACCCAAGGTGAAGCTATTTTTGGTTCTTTGTGGCCATTGGTTTGGGCTTTGGTGCGCATCGTCATTATCGTATTGCCAATGTTTGGTTGTGTAGCTTACTTAACCCTCTGGGAACGAAAGCTCATCGGTTGGATGCATATTCGTCTTGGTCCAAACCGTGTTGGTCCATTAGGTTTGTTGCAGCCAATTGCAGATGCATTAAAGCTTTTGATGAAGGAGATTATTGCTCCGGCACAAGCAAGTAAAGTTCTTTATTTCATAGCGCCAATTATGGTGATCATGCCTGCGTTTGCAGCATGGGCAGTCATTCCATTTCAAGCCAAGATGGTTTTGGCTGATGTTAATGCTGGTTTGCTTTACATCATGGCTATTTCATCGATCGGTGTTTATGGCGTGATTTTGGCTGGCTGGTCATCTAATTCAAAGTATCCGTTCCTTGGTGCCATGCGCGCATCAGCCCAAATGATTTCATACGAAATTGCGATGGGCTTTGCATTGGTAACCGTGTTGCTTACTTCTGGCTCCCTAAACTTAAGCGCAATCGTTGCATCTCAAGAACAGGGTGTATTTGCAGATATGGGTCTGAATTTCCTTTCTTGGAATTGGCTCCCATTGCTACCGATGTTCTTGATTTACTTTATTTCTGGTGTTGCCGAAACTAACCGTCATCCATTTGATGTGGTTGAGGGTGAGTCTGAGATTGTTGCTGGACACATGGTTGAGTACTCAGGCATGTCTTTTGCGATGTTCTTCTTGGCTGAATACGCCAACATGATTTTGATTGCAGCTGTTGCTTCCATCATGTTCCTAGGTGGCTGGTTACCGATTGTTGATTTGCCAATCTTGCGCGACATTCCAGGTTTCTTCTGGTTATTTGGCAAGACATTCTTCCTCTTGTCTTGTGTGATCTGGTTGCGTGCCACATTGCCACGCTATCGCTATGACCAAATCATGCGTTTGGGTTGGAAGATCTTTATTCCCATCTCCGTATTCTGGGTGGTTGTTATCGGCGCATGGGTTGTATCCCCATGGAATATTTGGAAATAA
- the nuoG gene encoding NADH-quinone oxidoreductase subunit NuoG — MVEIELDGKAVEVPQGSMVMHAANKLGTYVPHFCYHKKLSIAANCRMCLVEVEKAPKPLPACATPVTQGMKVFTHSAKAVEAQRSVMEFLLINHPLDCPICDQGGECQLQDLAVGYGKSNSRYDEEKRVVFHKNVGPLISMQEMTRCIHCTRCVRFGQEVAGVMELGMVNRGEHSEITTFVGQTVDSELSGNMIDLCPVGALTSKPFRYAARTWELGRKRSVSPHDSLGANTTVQTKANKVMRVVALENEAINECWISDRDRFSYEGLNSTDRVTTPMVKQGGQWLETDWQSALDYVAHSLKTISAESGSEAIGALAHPISSTEELHLLQKMVRGLGSKQVETRLRQSDVAASVSAPWLGMPIAKINELDRVLVVGSFLRKDQPVLAARVRTASKRGLQVTRIDAGGDDWLIPSNGISAAPSAWLNALSEVAQAVAKAKSVSAPAGTANLAVSPAAQKIADSLISGESAAVLLGSAAIAHQHASDLHVLAQFIAEQTGATLGFLPVGGNSVGASLVNANGAGVESVLSGERRAVILMNIEPDADLPNPTAARAALAKANTVIALSAYKSADLLEVADVILPISTFSETVSTFVNLEGRAQTVQPSVKPLGDSRPAWKVIRVLGGLLGLDGFLFNLPEEVLGEALPENYCTRLSNNTPATSIANGNAAPMNGLERLADVNIYAGDQIVRRSSALQLTRDAKRGNQAGLNQKTFSELGLKEGDAVRVTQGSQTVDMPATLEVNLAPGAVRISAGTMASAKLGSMFGPVTVSKA; from the coding sequence ATGGTAGAAATCGAATTAGATGGTAAGGCAGTAGAAGTTCCGCAAGGTTCGATGGTGATGCACGCCGCGAATAAGCTCGGCACCTACGTACCTCACTTCTGCTATCACAAGAAATTATCAATCGCTGCCAACTGCCGTATGTGCTTGGTGGAGGTTGAAAAAGCCCCCAAACCTTTGCCTGCATGTGCAACACCAGTTACTCAAGGTATGAAGGTGTTTACGCATTCAGCTAAAGCAGTTGAAGCGCAGCGTTCTGTAATGGAATTCTTGCTCATTAACCACCCATTAGATTGCCCAATTTGCGATCAAGGCGGTGAGTGCCAGTTACAAGATTTAGCGGTAGGTTACGGCAAATCCAATTCTCGCTACGACGAGGAAAAGCGCGTTGTATTCCATAAGAATGTTGGACCATTGATCTCCATGCAGGAGATGACTCGTTGTATTCACTGCACACGTTGCGTTCGCTTCGGCCAAGAAGTGGCTGGGGTGATGGAATTAGGTATGGTCAACCGTGGTGAGCATTCAGAAATTACTACTTTCGTAGGTCAGACAGTGGATTCAGAGCTTTCTGGAAACATGATTGACTTATGCCCAGTGGGCGCTTTAACCAGCAAGCCATTCCGTTATGCAGCGCGTACTTGGGAATTAGGACGTAAGCGTTCAGTAAGCCCGCACGATAGTTTGGGTGCAAATACCACCGTTCAAACTAAAGCAAATAAAGTAATGCGTGTTGTAGCGCTTGAAAATGAAGCAATTAATGAATGCTGGATTAGCGATCGCGATCGTTTCTCCTATGAAGGTTTAAATAGTACTGATCGTGTAACTACGCCAATGGTGAAGCAGGGTGGCCAATGGTTAGAAACTGATTGGCAATCAGCGCTTGATTATGTTGCACATTCATTGAAGACTATTTCAGCGGAAAGTGGTTCTGAGGCAATCGGTGCTTTAGCCCACCCAATCTCCAGCACTGAAGAATTACATCTCTTGCAAAAGATGGTTCGCGGTTTAGGCTCTAAGCAAGTAGAAACTCGTTTGCGCCAATCTGATGTTGCTGCTTCTGTAAGCGCGCCATGGCTCGGTATGCCGATTGCCAAAATCAATGAATTAGATCGCGTTTTAGTTGTTGGTAGCTTTTTGCGTAAAGATCAGCCCGTATTGGCGGCTCGGGTTCGTACTGCAAGCAAACGTGGATTACAGGTAACCCGTATTGATGCTGGTGGTGACGACTGGTTAATTCCAAGTAATGGCATCTCTGCTGCTCCAAGCGCGTGGCTCAATGCATTAAGTGAAGTTGCTCAAGCAGTAGCTAAAGCAAAATCAGTTAGCGCACCTGCTGGCACGGCTAACTTAGCAGTCTCGCCTGCAGCCCAAAAAATTGCAGACAGTCTGATTTCTGGTGAATCAGCGGCTGTATTGCTTGGGTCTGCTGCTATTGCGCACCAACATGCGTCTGACTTACATGTACTGGCTCAATTTATTGCAGAGCAAACCGGTGCAACTTTAGGCTTCTTACCTGTTGGCGGCAATTCAGTTGGCGCCTCACTGGTTAACGCTAACGGAGCTGGTGTTGAATCGGTTCTGTCTGGCGAGCGCCGTGCGGTGATCTTGATGAATATCGAGCCTGATGCAGACCTTCCAAATCCAACTGCAGCACGTGCTGCTTTGGCAAAGGCAAACACAGTTATCGCATTGAGCGCTTACAAGAGTGCAGATTTGCTTGAGGTGGCTGATGTCATTCTGCCAATTTCAACATTCTCAGAAACAGTTTCTACATTTGTAAACCTAGAGGGTAGAGCCCAAACTGTTCAACCTTCAGTAAAACCATTGGGCGATTCACGTCCGGCATGGAAAGTCATTCGTGTGCTCGGCGGTCTTTTGGGTCTTGATGGTTTCTTATTTAATCTTCCTGAAGAAGTCTTGGGGGAAGCGTTACCTGAAAACTATTGCACTCGCTTGAGCAATAACACTCCAGCTACATCTATTGCCAATGGAAATGCGGCTCCTATGAATGGTCTTGAGCGCTTGGCTGATGTCAATATCTATGCCGGCGACCAAATTGTTCGTCGTTCATCAGCGCTGCAACTTACACGTGATGCAAAACGTGGCAATCAAGCTGGCTTAAATCAAAAGACATTCTCTGAATTAGGCTTGAAAGAGGGCGATGCTGTGCGCGTTACTCAAGGCAGTCAGACGGTAGATATGCCAGCAACATTAGAAGTAAACCTAGCGCCAGGCGCCGTCAGAATTTCTGCTGGCACTATGGCTAGTGCGAAATTGGGCTCTATGTTTGGCCCTGTAACTGTTAGTAAGGCATAA
- the nuoF gene encoding NADH-quinone oxidoreductase subunit NuoF: MTSLHDRHIKPLILAGLNGDNWRLKDYESRGGYQQLRRLINDKVAPDAIIAELKASSLRGRGGAGFPTGLKWSFMPRQFPGQKYLVCNSDEGEPGTFKDRDIMRYNPHALIEGMIIGAYTMGIATGYNYIHGEIWEVYSRFEEALEEARAAGYLGDKILGSDFSFQLHASPGWGAYICGEETALLESLEGKKGQPRFKPPFPASFGLYGKPTTINNTETFAAVPFILAIGGQAYLDLGKPNNGGTKIFSISGDVVHPGNYEIPLGTPFAELLKLAGGMRDGKALKAVIPGGSSSPVVPGAQMMELTMDYDSIAKAGSMLGSGAVIVMNETRCMVRALERLSYFYHEESCGQCTPCREGTGWLWRIVHRIEHGKGRPEDLDLLNDVAANIQGRTICALGDAAAMPVRGMLKHYMDEFVYHVEHKRCLDSAKPL; this comes from the coding sequence ATGACCAGCTTGCACGATCGTCATATCAAGCCGCTGATCCTTGCTGGATTAAATGGTGATAACTGGCGTTTAAAAGATTACGAAAGCCGTGGTGGGTATCAGCAATTACGTCGTTTAATCAACGATAAAGTTGCGCCTGATGCCATCATTGCAGAATTGAAAGCTTCATCACTACGTGGACGTGGTGGTGCGGGCTTCCCGACTGGTTTGAAGTGGAGCTTTATGCCACGTCAATTCCCGGGGCAAAAATATTTAGTTTGTAATAGTGACGAAGGTGAGCCTGGTACTTTTAAAGACCGCGACATCATGCGTTACAACCCACATGCTTTGATTGAAGGCATGATTATTGGTGCATACACCATGGGTATTGCAACTGGCTACAACTATATCCACGGTGAAATCTGGGAAGTGTATTCACGCTTTGAAGAGGCCCTGGAAGAAGCGCGCGCTGCAGGTTATTTGGGCGACAAAATTTTAGGTAGTGATTTTTCATTCCAATTGCATGCATCTCCAGGTTGGGGTGCTTACATTTGCGGTGAAGAAACTGCATTGTTAGAGTCCTTGGAGGGAAAAAAGGGTCAGCCACGCTTTAAGCCTCCTTTCCCAGCAAGCTTTGGTTTGTATGGCAAACCAACAACGATTAACAACACCGAAACATTCGCTGCTGTGCCATTCATTTTGGCAATTGGTGGTCAGGCTTACTTAGATCTTGGTAAGCCTAATAACGGTGGAACAAAAATCTTCTCTATCTCTGGGGATGTAGTTCACCCAGGTAATTATGAGATTCCTTTAGGCACCCCATTTGCAGAGCTATTGAAGCTTGCTGGTGGTATGCGTGATGGCAAAGCATTAAAAGCGGTTATCCCTGGTGGTTCATCTTCTCCAGTTGTGCCTGGCGCGCAAATGATGGAACTCACCATGGATTACGACAGCATTGCAAAAGCTGGATCGATGTTGGGTTCAGGTGCTGTGATTGTGATGAATGAAACACGTTGTATGGTTCGCGCATTAGAGCGCTTGTCTTACTTCTATCACGAGGAATCATGTGGTCAGTGCACCCCTTGTCGTGAAGGTACTGGTTGGTTATGGCGCATTGTTCACCGTATTGAGCATGGCAAAGGGCGTCCAGAGGATTTGGATTTGCTCAATGACGTAGCAGCAAATATTCAAGGTCGTACGATTTGCGCTTTGGGTGATGCAGCAGCGATGCCAGTACGCGGCATGTTGAAGCATTACATGGATGAATTTGTGTATCACGTAGAACATAAGCGCTGCTTAGATTCTGCAAAACCTTTATAA
- the nuoE gene encoding NADH-quinone oxidoreductase subunit NuoE translates to MTTTLQLSDKTMADIHRNIAKYPPEHKQSAVMACLIAAQTEVGWVTPEVIETIAQILEMPSIAVDEVATFYNMYNTKKIGKYKLVICTNLPCQLTHGETAATYLKETLGIGYNETTPCGTFTLKEGECMGACGDSPVMLVNDKRMCSFMSKEKIDALLNELRAEGKAA, encoded by the coding sequence ATGACTACAACTCTTCAACTATCCGACAAAACAATGGCCGATATTCATCGCAATATCGCCAAGTACCCACCAGAGCACAAGCAATCTGCAGTAATGGCTTGTTTAATTGCCGCTCAAACAGAGGTGGGCTGGGTTACTCCTGAAGTCATAGAGACTATTGCTCAGATCTTAGAAATGCCAAGCATTGCAGTGGATGAGGTGGCCACTTTCTACAACATGTACAACACCAAAAAAATTGGTAAGTACAAATTGGTAATTTGCACAAACTTGCCATGCCAGTTAACGCATGGTGAAACTGCTGCTACATACCTCAAAGAAACACTCGGCATTGGCTACAACGAAACAACTCCATGCGGCACGTTTACTCTGAAAGAGGGCGAGTGCATGGGTGCATGTGGTGATTCACCAGTAATGCTCGTGAATGACAAGCGTATGTGCAGCTTCATGAGCAAAGAAAAGATTGATGCATTGTTAAATGAATTACGTGCAGAAGGGAAAGCAGCATGA
- a CDS encoding NADH-quinone oxidoreductase subunit D, which translates to MAQIKNYTLNFGPQHPAAHGVLRLVLELDGEVIQRADPHIGLLHRATEKLAETRTWIQNVPYMDRLDYVSMMSNEHAYVMAIEKLLQVDVPLRAQYIRVMYDELTRLLNHLLWIGCHGLDVGAMAVFLYAFRDREDIFDMYEAVSGARMHAAYYRPGGVYRDLPDQMAQYDKSKIRSASAVKRLNENRSGTLLDFIEQFTNGFDANVDEYCNLLTDNRIWKQRLVNIGIVTPERALQLGFTGPMLRGSGIEWDLRKKQPYEVYDRLDFDIPVGVNGDSYDRYLVRMEEMRQSNRIIKQCVAWLKANPGPVMSDNHKVSPPKRVDMKTNMEELIHHFKLFTEGIHVPDGEAYSAVEHPKGEFGIYLISDGANKPYRMKIRAPGFVHLSAMDEMSRGHMLADAVTIIGTQDIVFGEIDR; encoded by the coding sequence ATGGCACAAATTAAGAACTACACCCTCAATTTTGGTCCTCAGCATCCTGCTGCACACGGCGTATTGCGTTTAGTGCTTGAGCTCGACGGCGAAGTAATCCAACGCGCCGATCCGCATATTGGTTTGTTGCACCGTGCTACTGAAAAATTAGCAGAAACTCGTACATGGATTCAAAACGTTCCCTACATGGATCGCTTGGATTACGTTTCTATGATGTCCAATGAGCATGCCTATGTCATGGCCATTGAAAAGTTATTGCAAGTAGATGTTCCATTACGTGCTCAGTACATCCGTGTAATGTATGACGAGCTAACTCGCCTATTAAATCACTTACTCTGGATTGGTTGCCATGGTCTTGACGTTGGCGCGATGGCTGTGTTCCTTTACGCCTTCCGCGATCGTGAAGATATCTTTGACATGTATGAAGCAGTATCTGGCGCACGTATGCACGCTGCTTACTATCGTCCAGGCGGTGTTTATCGTGACTTGCCAGATCAGATGGCCCAGTACGATAAATCTAAGATTCGTAGCGCTTCTGCGGTAAAGCGTTTGAATGAAAACCGCAGCGGTACCTTATTGGATTTCATTGAGCAATTTACTAATGGCTTTGACGCCAATGTCGACGAGTATTGCAATCTCTTAACGGATAACCGTATTTGGAAGCAACGCTTGGTAAATATCGGCATCGTTACTCCTGAACGTGCATTGCAGCTTGGCTTTACTGGCCCTATGTTGCGCGGCTCTGGTATCGAGTGGGATTTGCGTAAGAAGCAGCCATACGAAGTGTATGACCGACTTGATTTTGATATTCCGGTTGGGGTAAATGGCGACTCCTATGATCGTTATTTAGTTCGCATGGAAGAAATGCGTCAATCTAATCGCATCATCAAACAGTGCGTGGCTTGGCTAAAAGCAAATCCAGGTCCTGTCATGAGCGATAACCATAAGGTTTCTCCACCGAAGCGCGTGGATATGAAAACCAATATGGAAGAATTGATTCACCATTTCAAACTCTTTACTGAAGGTATCCACGTCCCTGATGGCGAGGCTTATTCTGCTGTTGAGCATCCAAAAGGTGAGTTTGGTATTTACTTGATTTCAGATGGCGCCAATAAACCATACCGCATGAAGATTCGTGCACCTGGATTTGTACATTTATCTGCAATGGATGAAATGTCACGTGGCCATATGTTGGCTGATGCGGTGACCATTATCGGTACCCAAGATATCGTGTTCGGGGAGATTGACCGCTAA
- a CDS encoding NADH-quinone oxidoreductase subunit C, with product MSDRLNQLAANLEKVLGKRVQSIEIALGEVTVVVNADTYFESAMLLRDDPSLAFEQLIDLCGVDYQDFREGAWGGQRFGVVSHLLSIEHNWRLRVRVFAPDDSYPLVASITPVWNSANWFEREAFDLYGILFDGHDDLRRILTDYGFIGHPFRKDFPISGNVEMRYDPELKRVVYQPVTIEAREITPRIVREEQYGGPV from the coding sequence ATGTCAGATCGCTTAAATCAATTAGCTGCTAATTTAGAAAAAGTTTTAGGTAAGCGCGTTCAATCAATTGAGATTGCATTAGGTGAAGTTACTGTTGTTGTTAACGCAGATACCTATTTTGAATCCGCCATGTTGTTACGTGATGATCCATCTCTTGCTTTTGAGCAATTGATTGATTTGTGTGGTGTAGATTATCAAGACTTCCGTGAAGGCGCGTGGGGCGGTCAACGCTTCGGTGTTGTGAGCCATTTGCTTTCTATTGAGCATAACTGGCGCTTGCGTGTGCGCGTATTTGCACCTGACGATAGCTATCCATTGGTTGCCTCAATTACTCCGGTGTGGAATTCCGCTAACTGGTTTGAACGTGAAGCGTTTGACCTCTACGGTATTTTGTTTGATGGTCATGACGACTTACGTCGCATCTTGACTGACTATGGCTTTATTGGTCACCCATTTAGAAAAGATTTCCCAATCAGCGGTAATGTGGAAATGCGTTATGACCCAGAGTTAAAGCGCGTTGTCTATCAGCCAGTCACGATTGAGGCTCGCGAAATTACTCCACGCATTGTTCGTGAAGAGCAGTACGGAGGTCCGGTTTAA